A region from the Macaca mulatta isolate MMU2019108-1 chromosome 13, T2T-MMU8v2.0, whole genome shotgun sequence genome encodes:
- the DCTN1 gene encoding dynactin subunit 1 isoform X17, which produces MSAEASARPLRVGSRVEVIGKGHRGTVAYVGATLFATGKWVGVILDEAKGKNDGTVQGRKYFTCDEGHGIFVRQSQIQVFEDGADTTSPETPDSSASKVLKREGTDTTAKTSKLRGLKPKKAPTARKPTRPASTGVAGASSSLGPSGSASAGELSSSEPSTPAQTPLAAPIIPTPALTSPGAVPPLPSPSKEEEGLRAQVRDLEEKLETLRLKRAEDKAKLKELEKHKIQLEQVQEWKSKMQEQQADLQRRLKEARKEAKEALEAKERYMEEMADTADAIEMATLDKEMAEERAESLQQEVEALKERVDELTTDLEILKAEIEEKGSDGAASSYQLKQLEEQNARLKDALVRMRDLSSSEKQEHVKLQKLMEKKNQELEVVRQQRERLQEELSQAESTIDELKEQVDAALGAEEMVEMLTDRNLNLEEKVRELRETVGDLEAMNEMNDELQENARETELELREQLDMAGARVREAQKRVEAAQETVADYQQTIKKYRQLTAHLQDVNRELTNQQEASVERQQQPPPETFDFKIKFAETKAHAKAIEMELRQMEVAQANRHMSLLTAFMPDSFLRPGGDHDCVLVLLLMPRLICKAELIRKQAQEKFELSENCSERPGLRGAAGEQLSFAAGLVYSLSLLQATLHRYEHALSQCSVDVYKKVGSLYPEMSAHERSLDFLIELLHKDQLDETVNVEPLTKAIKYYQHLYSIHLAEQPEDCTMQLADHIKFTQSALDCMSVEVGRLRAFLQGGQEATDIALLLRDLETSCSDIRQFCKKIRRRMPGTDAPGIPAALAFGPQVSDTLLDCRKHLTWVVAVLQEVAAAAAQLIAPLAENEGLPVAALEELAFKASEQIYGTPSSSPYECLRQSCNILISTMNKLATAMQEGEYDAERPPSKPPPVELRAAALRAEITDAEGLGLKLEDRETVIKELKKSLKIKGEELSEANVRLSLLEKKLDSAAKDADERIEKVQTRLEETQALLRKKEKDFEETMDALQADIDQLEAEKTELKQRLNSQSKRTIEGLRSPPPSGIATLVSGIAGGEYRAVPGQAPGSVPGPGLVKDSPLLLQQISAMRLHISQLQHENNILKGAQMKASLASLPPLHVAKLSHEGPGSELPAGALYRKTSQLLETLNQLSTHTHVVDITRTSPATKSPSAQLMEQVAQLKSLSDTIEKLKDEVLKETVSQRPGATVPTDFATFPSSAFLRAKEEQQDDTVYMGKVTFSCAAGLGQRHRLVLTQEQLHQLHSRLIS; this is translated from the exons ATCCAGGTATTTGAAGATGGAGCAGATACTACTTCCCCAGAGACACCcgattcttctgcttcaaaaGTCCTCAAAAGAG AGGGAACTGATACAACTGCAAAGACTAGCAAACTG CGGGGACTGAAGCCTAAGAAG GCACCGACAGCCCGAAAG CCCACCCGCCCAGCCAGTACTGGGGTGGCTGGGGCCAGTAGCTCCCTGGGCCCCTCTGGCTCAGCGTCAGCAGGTGAGCTGAGCAGCAGTGAGCCCAGCACCCCGGCTCAGACTCCGCTGGCAGCACCCATCATCCCCACGCCGGCCCTCACCTCTCCTGGAGCAGTCCCCCCACTTCCTTCCCCCTCCAAG gaggaggagggactaAGGGCTCAGGTGCGGGACCTGGAGGAAAAACTAGAGACCCTGAGACTGAAACGGGCAGAAGACAAAGCAAAGCTAAAAGAGCTGGAGAAACACAAAATCCAACTGGAGCAGGTGCAGGAATGGAAGAGCAAAATGCAGGAGCAGCAGGCCGACCTGCAGCGGCGCCTCAAGGAGGCGAGAAAG GAAGCCAAGGAGGCGCTGGAGGCAAAGGAACGTTATATGGAGGAGATGGCTGATACTGCTGATGCCATTGAGATGGCCACTTTGGACAAGGAGATGGCTGAAGAGCGGGCTGAGTCCCTGCAGCAGGAGGTGGAGGCACTGAAAGAGCGAGTGGACGAGCTCACCACTGACTTAGAGATCCTCAAGGCTGAGATTGAAGAGAAGG GCTCAGATGGCGCTGCATCCAGTTATCAGCTCAAGCAGCTTGAGGAGCAGAACGCCCGCCTGAAGGATGCCCTGGTGAG GATGCGGGATCTTTCTTCCTCAGAGAAGCAGGAGCATGTGAAGCTCCAGAAGCTCATGGAAAAGAAGAACCAAGAACTGGAAGTTGTGAGGCAGCAGCGGGAGCGTCTGCAGGAGGAGCTAAGCCAGGCAGAGAGCACCATTGATGAGCTCAAGGAGCAG GTGGATGCTGCTCTGGGTGCTGAGGAGATGGTGGAGATGCTGACAGATCGGAACCTGAATCTGGAAGAGAAAGTGCGCGAGTTGAGGGAGACTGTGGGAGACTTG GAAGCGATGAATGAGATGAACGACGAGCTGCAGGAGAATGCACGTGAGACAGAACTGGAGCTGCGGGAGCAGCTGGACATGGCGGGCGCGCGGGTTCGTGAGGCCCAGAAGCGTGTGGAGGCAGCCCAGGAGACGGTTGCAGACTACCAGCAGACCATTAAGAAGTACCGCCAGCTGACCGCCCATCTTCAG GATGTGAATCGGGAACTGACAAACCAGCAGGAAGCATCTGTGGAGAGGCAACAGCAGCCACCTCCAGAGACCTTTGACTTCAAAATCAAGTTTGCTGAGACTAAGGCCCATGCCAAG GCAATTGAGATGGAATTGAGGCAGATGGAGGTGGCCCAGGCCAACCGACACATGTCCCTGCTGACAGCCTTCATGCCTGACAGCTTCCTTCGGCCAGGTGGGGACCATGACTGCGTTCTGGTGCTGCTACTCATGCCTCGTCTCATTTGCAAG GCAGAGCTGATCCGGAAGCAGGCCCAGGAGAAGTTTGAACTAAGTGAGAACTGTTCAGAGCGGCCTGGGCTGCGAGGAGCTGCTGGGGAACAACTCAGCTTTGCTGCTGGACTGGTGTACTCGCTGAGCCTACTGCAGGCCACGCTACACCGCTATGAGCA TGCCCTCTCTCAGTGCAGTGTGGATGTGTATAAGAAAGTGGGCAGCCTCTACCCTGAGATGAGTGCCCATGAGCGTTCATTGGATTTCCTCATTGAACTGCTGCACAAGGATCAGCTGGATGAGACTGTCAATGTGGAGCCTCTCACCAAGGCCATCAAGTACTATCAG CATCTATACAGCATCCACCTTGCCGAACAGCCTGAGGACTGTACTATGCAGCTGGCTGACCACATTAAG TTCACGCAAAGTGCTCTGGACTGCATGAGTGTGGAGGTAGGACGGCTGCGTGCCTTCTTGCAG GGTGGGCAGGAGGCTACAGATATTGCCCTTCTGCTCCGGGATCTGGAAACTTCGTGCAGTGACATCCGCCAGTTCTGCAAGAAGATCCGAAGGCGAATGCCAGGGACAGATGCTCCTGGGATCCCAGCTGCACTGGCCTTTGGACCACAG GTATCTGACACGCTCCTAGACTGCAGGAAACACTTGACGTGGGTCGTGGCTGTGCTGCAGGAGGTGGCAGCTGCTGCTGCCCAGCTCATTGCCCCACTGGCGGAGAATGAGGGGCTACCTGTGGCTGCCCTGGAGGAACTGGCTTTCAAAGCAAGCGAGCAG ATCTATGGGACCCCTTCCAGCAGCCCCTATGAGTGTCTGCGCCAGTCATGCAACATCCTCATCAGTACCATGAACAAGCTGGCCACAGCCATGCAGGAGGGGGAGTATGATGCAGAGCGGCCCCCCAGCAAG CCTCCACCAGTTGAGTTGCGGGCTGCCGCCCTTCGTGCAGAGATCACAGATGCTGAAGGACTGGGTTTGAAGCTCGAAGATCGAGAGACAGTTATTAAGGAGTTGAAGAAGTCACTCAAGATTAAG GGAGAGGAGCTAAGTGAGGCCAACGTGCGGCTGAGCCTCCTGGAGAAGAAGTTGGACAGTGCTGCCAAGGATGCAGATGAGCGTATCGAGAAAGTCCAGACTCGGCTGGAGGAGACCCAGGCACTGCTGCGGAAGAAGGAGAA AGATTTTGAGGAGACAATGGATGCACTCCAGGCTGACATTGACCAGCTGGAGGCAGAGAAGACAGAACTAAAGCAACGGCTGAACAGCCAGTCTAAGCGCACAATTGAGGGGCTCCGGAGCCCTCCTCCTTCAGGCATTGCTACTCTGGTCTCTGGCATTGCTGGTGGTGAGTACA GAGCTGTCCCTGGGCAGGCTCCAGGGTctgtgccaggcccagggctggTGAAAGACTCACCACTGCTGCTTCAGCAGATCTCTGCCATGAGGCTGCACATCTCCCAGCTCCAGCATGAGAATAACATCCTCAAG GGAGCCCAGATGAAGGCATCCTTGGCATCCCTGCCCCCTCTGCATGTTGCAAAGCTATCCCATGAGGGCCCTGGCAGTGAGTTACCAGCTGGAGCGCTGTATCGTAAGACCAGCCAGCTGCTGGAGACGTTGAATCAGTtgagcacacatacacacgtagTAGACATCACTCGCACTAGCCCTG CTACCAAGAGTCCATCAGCCCAACTTATGGAGCAAGTGGCTCAGCTTAAGTCCCTGAGTGACACCATTGAGAAGCTCAAG GATGAGGTCCTCAAGGAGACAGTATCTCAGCGCCCTGGAGCCACAGTACCCACTGACTTTGCCACCTTCCCTTCATCAGCCTTCCTCAGG GCCAAGGAGGAGCAGCAGGATGACACAGTCTACATGGGCAAAGTGACCTTCTCCTGTGCGGCTGGTCTTGGACAGCGACACCGGCTGGTGCTGACCCAGGAACAGCTGCACCAGCTTCACAGTCGCCTCATCTCCTAA
- the DCTN1 gene encoding dynactin subunit 1 isoform X11, with product MSAEASARPLRVGSRVEVIGKGHRGTVAYVGATLFATGKWVGVILDEAKGKNDGTVQGRKYFTCDEGHGIFVRQSQIQVFEDGADTTSPETPDSSASKVLKREGTDTTAKTSKLRGLKPKKAPTARKTTTRRPKPTRPASTGVAGASSSLGPSGSASAGELSSSEPSTPAQTPLAAPIIPTPALTSPGAVPPLPSPSKEEEGLRAQVRDLEEKLETLRLKRAEDKAKLKELEKHKIQLEQVQEWKSKMQEQQADLQRRLKEARKEAKEALEAKERYMEEMADTADAIEMATLDKEMAEERAESLQQEVEALKERVDELTTDLEILKAEIEEKGSDGAASSYQLKQLEEQNARLKDALVRMRDLSSSEKQEHVKLQKLMEKKNQELEVVRQQRERLQEELSQAESTIDELKEQVDAALGAEEMVEMLTDRNLNLEEKVRELRETVGDLEAMNEMNDELQENARETELELREQLDMAGARVREAQKRVEAAQETVADYQQTIKKYRQLTAHLQDVNRELTNQQEASVERQQQPPPETFDFKIKFAETKAHAKAIEMELRQMEVAQANRHMSLLTAFMPDSFLRPGGDHDCVLVLLLMPRLICKAELIRKQAQEKFELSENCSERPGLRGAAGEQLSFAAGLVYSLSLLQATLHRYEHALSQCSVDVYKKVGSLYPEMSAHERSLDFLIELLHKDQLDETVNVEPLTKAIKYYQHLYSIHLAEQPEDCTMQLADHIKFTQSALDCMSVEVGRLRAFLQGGQEATDIALLLRDLETSCSDIRQFCKKIRRRMPGTDAPGIPAALAFGPQVSDTLLDCRKHLTWVVAVLQEVAAAAAQLIAPLAENEGLPVAALEELAFKASEQIYGTPSSSPYECLRQSCNILISTMNKLATAMQEGEYDAERPPSKPPPVELRAAALRAEITDAEGLGLKLEDRETVIKELKKSLKIKGEELSEANVRLSLLEKKLDSAAKDADERIEKVQTRLEETQALLRKKEKDFEETMDALQADIDQLEAEKTELKQRLNSQSKRTIEGLRSPPPSGIATLVSGIAGGAVPGQAPGSVPGPGLVKDSPLLLQQISAMRLHISQLQHENNILKGAQMKASLASLPPLHVAKLSHEGPGSELPAGALYRKTSQLLETLNQLSTHTHVVDITRTSPATKSPSAQLMEQVAQLKSLSDTIEKLKDEVLKETVSQRPGATVPTDFATFPSSAFLRAKEEQQDDTVYMGKVTFSCAAGLGQRHRLVLTQEQLHQLHSRLIS from the exons ATCCAGGTATTTGAAGATGGAGCAGATACTACTTCCCCAGAGACACCcgattcttctgcttcaaaaGTCCTCAAAAGAG AGGGAACTGATACAACTGCAAAGACTAGCAAACTG CGGGGACTGAAGCCTAAGAAG GCACCGACAGCCCGAAAG ACCACAACTCGGCGGCCCAAG CCCACCCGCCCAGCCAGTACTGGGGTGGCTGGGGCCAGTAGCTCCCTGGGCCCCTCTGGCTCAGCGTCAGCAGGTGAGCTGAGCAGCAGTGAGCCCAGCACCCCGGCTCAGACTCCGCTGGCAGCACCCATCATCCCCACGCCGGCCCTCACCTCTCCTGGAGCAGTCCCCCCACTTCCTTCCCCCTCCAAG gaggaggagggactaAGGGCTCAGGTGCGGGACCTGGAGGAAAAACTAGAGACCCTGAGACTGAAACGGGCAGAAGACAAAGCAAAGCTAAAAGAGCTGGAGAAACACAAAATCCAACTGGAGCAGGTGCAGGAATGGAAGAGCAAAATGCAGGAGCAGCAGGCCGACCTGCAGCGGCGCCTCAAGGAGGCGAGAAAG GAAGCCAAGGAGGCGCTGGAGGCAAAGGAACGTTATATGGAGGAGATGGCTGATACTGCTGATGCCATTGAGATGGCCACTTTGGACAAGGAGATGGCTGAAGAGCGGGCTGAGTCCCTGCAGCAGGAGGTGGAGGCACTGAAAGAGCGAGTGGACGAGCTCACCACTGACTTAGAGATCCTCAAGGCTGAGATTGAAGAGAAGG GCTCAGATGGCGCTGCATCCAGTTATCAGCTCAAGCAGCTTGAGGAGCAGAACGCCCGCCTGAAGGATGCCCTGGTGAG GATGCGGGATCTTTCTTCCTCAGAGAAGCAGGAGCATGTGAAGCTCCAGAAGCTCATGGAAAAGAAGAACCAAGAACTGGAAGTTGTGAGGCAGCAGCGGGAGCGTCTGCAGGAGGAGCTAAGCCAGGCAGAGAGCACCATTGATGAGCTCAAGGAGCAG GTGGATGCTGCTCTGGGTGCTGAGGAGATGGTGGAGATGCTGACAGATCGGAACCTGAATCTGGAAGAGAAAGTGCGCGAGTTGAGGGAGACTGTGGGAGACTTG GAAGCGATGAATGAGATGAACGACGAGCTGCAGGAGAATGCACGTGAGACAGAACTGGAGCTGCGGGAGCAGCTGGACATGGCGGGCGCGCGGGTTCGTGAGGCCCAGAAGCGTGTGGAGGCAGCCCAGGAGACGGTTGCAGACTACCAGCAGACCATTAAGAAGTACCGCCAGCTGACCGCCCATCTTCAG GATGTGAATCGGGAACTGACAAACCAGCAGGAAGCATCTGTGGAGAGGCAACAGCAGCCACCTCCAGAGACCTTTGACTTCAAAATCAAGTTTGCTGAGACTAAGGCCCATGCCAAG GCAATTGAGATGGAATTGAGGCAGATGGAGGTGGCCCAGGCCAACCGACACATGTCCCTGCTGACAGCCTTCATGCCTGACAGCTTCCTTCGGCCAGGTGGGGACCATGACTGCGTTCTGGTGCTGCTACTCATGCCTCGTCTCATTTGCAAG GCAGAGCTGATCCGGAAGCAGGCCCAGGAGAAGTTTGAACTAAGTGAGAACTGTTCAGAGCGGCCTGGGCTGCGAGGAGCTGCTGGGGAACAACTCAGCTTTGCTGCTGGACTGGTGTACTCGCTGAGCCTACTGCAGGCCACGCTACACCGCTATGAGCA TGCCCTCTCTCAGTGCAGTGTGGATGTGTATAAGAAAGTGGGCAGCCTCTACCCTGAGATGAGTGCCCATGAGCGTTCATTGGATTTCCTCATTGAACTGCTGCACAAGGATCAGCTGGATGAGACTGTCAATGTGGAGCCTCTCACCAAGGCCATCAAGTACTATCAG CATCTATACAGCATCCACCTTGCCGAACAGCCTGAGGACTGTACTATGCAGCTGGCTGACCACATTAAG TTCACGCAAAGTGCTCTGGACTGCATGAGTGTGGAGGTAGGACGGCTGCGTGCCTTCTTGCAG GGTGGGCAGGAGGCTACAGATATTGCCCTTCTGCTCCGGGATCTGGAAACTTCGTGCAGTGACATCCGCCAGTTCTGCAAGAAGATCCGAAGGCGAATGCCAGGGACAGATGCTCCTGGGATCCCAGCTGCACTGGCCTTTGGACCACAG GTATCTGACACGCTCCTAGACTGCAGGAAACACTTGACGTGGGTCGTGGCTGTGCTGCAGGAGGTGGCAGCTGCTGCTGCCCAGCTCATTGCCCCACTGGCGGAGAATGAGGGGCTACCTGTGGCTGCCCTGGAGGAACTGGCTTTCAAAGCAAGCGAGCAG ATCTATGGGACCCCTTCCAGCAGCCCCTATGAGTGTCTGCGCCAGTCATGCAACATCCTCATCAGTACCATGAACAAGCTGGCCACAGCCATGCAGGAGGGGGAGTATGATGCAGAGCGGCCCCCCAGCAAG CCTCCACCAGTTGAGTTGCGGGCTGCCGCCCTTCGTGCAGAGATCACAGATGCTGAAGGACTGGGTTTGAAGCTCGAAGATCGAGAGACAGTTATTAAGGAGTTGAAGAAGTCACTCAAGATTAAG GGAGAGGAGCTAAGTGAGGCCAACGTGCGGCTGAGCCTCCTGGAGAAGAAGTTGGACAGTGCTGCCAAGGATGCAGATGAGCGTATCGAGAAAGTCCAGACTCGGCTGGAGGAGACCCAGGCACTGCTGCGGAAGAAGGAGAA AGATTTTGAGGAGACAATGGATGCACTCCAGGCTGACATTGACCAGCTGGAGGCAGAGAAGACAGAACTAAAGCAACGGCTGAACAGCCAGTCTAAGCGCACAATTGAGGGGCTCCGGAGCCCTCCTCCTTCAGGCATTGCTACTCTGGTCTCTGGCATTGCTGGTG GAGCTGTCCCTGGGCAGGCTCCAGGGTctgtgccaggcccagggctggTGAAAGACTCACCACTGCTGCTTCAGCAGATCTCTGCCATGAGGCTGCACATCTCCCAGCTCCAGCATGAGAATAACATCCTCAAG GGAGCCCAGATGAAGGCATCCTTGGCATCCCTGCCCCCTCTGCATGTTGCAAAGCTATCCCATGAGGGCCCTGGCAGTGAGTTACCAGCTGGAGCGCTGTATCGTAAGACCAGCCAGCTGCTGGAGACGTTGAATCAGTtgagcacacatacacacgtagTAGACATCACTCGCACTAGCCCTG CTACCAAGAGTCCATCAGCCCAACTTATGGAGCAAGTGGCTCAGCTTAAGTCCCTGAGTGACACCATTGAGAAGCTCAAG GATGAGGTCCTCAAGGAGACAGTATCTCAGCGCCCTGGAGCCACAGTACCCACTGACTTTGCCACCTTCCCTTCATCAGCCTTCCTCAGG GCCAAGGAGGAGCAGCAGGATGACACAGTCTACATGGGCAAAGTGACCTTCTCCTGTGCGGCTGGTCTTGGACAGCGACACCGGCTGGTGCTGACCCAGGAACAGCTGCACCAGCTTCACAGTCGCCTCATCTCCTAA
- the DCTN1 gene encoding dynactin subunit 1 isoform X22 — MSAEASARPLRVGSRVEVIGKGHRGTVAYVGATLFATGKWVGVILDEAKGKNDGTVQGRKYFTCDEGHGIFVRQSQIQVFEDGADTTSPETPDSSASKVLKREGTDTTAKTSKLAPTARKTTTRRPKPTRPASTGVAGASSSLGPSGSASAGELSSSEPSTPAQTPLAAPIIPTPALTSPGAVPPLPSPSKEEEGLRAQVRDLEEKLETLRLKRAEDKAKLKELEKHKIQLEQVQEWKSKMQEQQADLQRRLKEARKEAKEALEAKERYMEEMADTADAIEMATLDKEMAEERAESLQQEVEALKERVDELTTDLEILKAEIEEKGSDGAASSYQLKQLEEQNARLKDALVRMRDLSSSEKQEHVKLQKLMEKKNQELEVVRQQRERLQEELSQAESTIDELKEQVDAALGAEEMVEMLTDRNLNLEEKVRELRETVGDLEAMNEMNDELQENARETELELREQLDMAGARVREAQKRVEAAQETVADYQQTIKKYRQLTAHLQDVNRELTNQQEASVERQQQPPPETFDFKIKFAETKAHAKAIEMELRQMEVAQANRHMSLLTAFMPDSFLRPGGDHDCVLVLLLMPRLICKAELIRKQAQEKFELSENCSERPGLRGAAGEQLSFAAGLVYSLSLLQATLHRYEHALSQCSVDVYKKVGSLYPEMSAHERSLDFLIELLHKDQLDETVNVEPLTKAIKYYQHLYSIHLAEQPEDCTMQLADHIKFTQSALDCMSVEVGRLRAFLQGGQEATDIALLLRDLETSCSDIRQFCKKIRRRMPGTDAPGIPAALAFGPQVSDTLLDCRKHLTWVVAVLQEVAAAAAQLIAPLAENEGLPVAALEELAFKASEQIYGTPSSSPYECLRQSCNILISTMNKLATAMQEGEYDAERPPSKPPPVELRAAALRAEITDAEGLGLKLEDRETVIKELKKSLKIKGEELSEANVRLSLLEKKLDSAAKDADERIEKVQTRLEETQALLRKKEKDFEETMDALQADIDQLEAEKTELKQRLNSQSKRTIEGLRSPPPSGIATLVSGIAGGAVPGQAPGSVPGPGLVKDSPLLLQQISAMRLHISQLQHENNILKGAQMKASLASLPPLHVAKLSHEGPGSELPAGALYRKTSQLLETLNQLSTHTHVVDITRTSPATKSPSAQLMEQVAQLKSLSDTIEKLKDEVLKETVSQRPGATVPTDFATFPSSAFLRAKEEQQDDTVYMGKVTFSCAAGLGQRHRLVLTQEQLHQLHSRLIS; from the exons ATCCAGGTATTTGAAGATGGAGCAGATACTACTTCCCCAGAGACACCcgattcttctgcttcaaaaGTCCTCAAAAGAG AGGGAACTGATACAACTGCAAAGACTAGCAAACTG GCACCGACAGCCCGAAAG ACCACAACTCGGCGGCCCAAG CCCACCCGCCCAGCCAGTACTGGGGTGGCTGGGGCCAGTAGCTCCCTGGGCCCCTCTGGCTCAGCGTCAGCAGGTGAGCTGAGCAGCAGTGAGCCCAGCACCCCGGCTCAGACTCCGCTGGCAGCACCCATCATCCCCACGCCGGCCCTCACCTCTCCTGGAGCAGTCCCCCCACTTCCTTCCCCCTCCAAG gaggaggagggactaAGGGCTCAGGTGCGGGACCTGGAGGAAAAACTAGAGACCCTGAGACTGAAACGGGCAGAAGACAAAGCAAAGCTAAAAGAGCTGGAGAAACACAAAATCCAACTGGAGCAGGTGCAGGAATGGAAGAGCAAAATGCAGGAGCAGCAGGCCGACCTGCAGCGGCGCCTCAAGGAGGCGAGAAAG GAAGCCAAGGAGGCGCTGGAGGCAAAGGAACGTTATATGGAGGAGATGGCTGATACTGCTGATGCCATTGAGATGGCCACTTTGGACAAGGAGATGGCTGAAGAGCGGGCTGAGTCCCTGCAGCAGGAGGTGGAGGCACTGAAAGAGCGAGTGGACGAGCTCACCACTGACTTAGAGATCCTCAAGGCTGAGATTGAAGAGAAGG GCTCAGATGGCGCTGCATCCAGTTATCAGCTCAAGCAGCTTGAGGAGCAGAACGCCCGCCTGAAGGATGCCCTGGTGAG GATGCGGGATCTTTCTTCCTCAGAGAAGCAGGAGCATGTGAAGCTCCAGAAGCTCATGGAAAAGAAGAACCAAGAACTGGAAGTTGTGAGGCAGCAGCGGGAGCGTCTGCAGGAGGAGCTAAGCCAGGCAGAGAGCACCATTGATGAGCTCAAGGAGCAG GTGGATGCTGCTCTGGGTGCTGAGGAGATGGTGGAGATGCTGACAGATCGGAACCTGAATCTGGAAGAGAAAGTGCGCGAGTTGAGGGAGACTGTGGGAGACTTG GAAGCGATGAATGAGATGAACGACGAGCTGCAGGAGAATGCACGTGAGACAGAACTGGAGCTGCGGGAGCAGCTGGACATGGCGGGCGCGCGGGTTCGTGAGGCCCAGAAGCGTGTGGAGGCAGCCCAGGAGACGGTTGCAGACTACCAGCAGACCATTAAGAAGTACCGCCAGCTGACCGCCCATCTTCAG GATGTGAATCGGGAACTGACAAACCAGCAGGAAGCATCTGTGGAGAGGCAACAGCAGCCACCTCCAGAGACCTTTGACTTCAAAATCAAGTTTGCTGAGACTAAGGCCCATGCCAAG GCAATTGAGATGGAATTGAGGCAGATGGAGGTGGCCCAGGCCAACCGACACATGTCCCTGCTGACAGCCTTCATGCCTGACAGCTTCCTTCGGCCAGGTGGGGACCATGACTGCGTTCTGGTGCTGCTACTCATGCCTCGTCTCATTTGCAAG GCAGAGCTGATCCGGAAGCAGGCCCAGGAGAAGTTTGAACTAAGTGAGAACTGTTCAGAGCGGCCTGGGCTGCGAGGAGCTGCTGGGGAACAACTCAGCTTTGCTGCTGGACTGGTGTACTCGCTGAGCCTACTGCAGGCCACGCTACACCGCTATGAGCA TGCCCTCTCTCAGTGCAGTGTGGATGTGTATAAGAAAGTGGGCAGCCTCTACCCTGAGATGAGTGCCCATGAGCGTTCATTGGATTTCCTCATTGAACTGCTGCACAAGGATCAGCTGGATGAGACTGTCAATGTGGAGCCTCTCACCAAGGCCATCAAGTACTATCAG CATCTATACAGCATCCACCTTGCCGAACAGCCTGAGGACTGTACTATGCAGCTGGCTGACCACATTAAG TTCACGCAAAGTGCTCTGGACTGCATGAGTGTGGAGGTAGGACGGCTGCGTGCCTTCTTGCAG GGTGGGCAGGAGGCTACAGATATTGCCCTTCTGCTCCGGGATCTGGAAACTTCGTGCAGTGACATCCGCCAGTTCTGCAAGAAGATCCGAAGGCGAATGCCAGGGACAGATGCTCCTGGGATCCCAGCTGCACTGGCCTTTGGACCACAG GTATCTGACACGCTCCTAGACTGCAGGAAACACTTGACGTGGGTCGTGGCTGTGCTGCAGGAGGTGGCAGCTGCTGCTGCCCAGCTCATTGCCCCACTGGCGGAGAATGAGGGGCTACCTGTGGCTGCCCTGGAGGAACTGGCTTTCAAAGCAAGCGAGCAG ATCTATGGGACCCCTTCCAGCAGCCCCTATGAGTGTCTGCGCCAGTCATGCAACATCCTCATCAGTACCATGAACAAGCTGGCCACAGCCATGCAGGAGGGGGAGTATGATGCAGAGCGGCCCCCCAGCAAG CCTCCACCAGTTGAGTTGCGGGCTGCCGCCCTTCGTGCAGAGATCACAGATGCTGAAGGACTGGGTTTGAAGCTCGAAGATCGAGAGACAGTTATTAAGGAGTTGAAGAAGTCACTCAAGATTAAG GGAGAGGAGCTAAGTGAGGCCAACGTGCGGCTGAGCCTCCTGGAGAAGAAGTTGGACAGTGCTGCCAAGGATGCAGATGAGCGTATCGAGAAAGTCCAGACTCGGCTGGAGGAGACCCAGGCACTGCTGCGGAAGAAGGAGAA AGATTTTGAGGAGACAATGGATGCACTCCAGGCTGACATTGACCAGCTGGAGGCAGAGAAGACAGAACTAAAGCAACGGCTGAACAGCCAGTCTAAGCGCACAATTGAGGGGCTCCGGAGCCCTCCTCCTTCAGGCATTGCTACTCTGGTCTCTGGCATTGCTGGTG GAGCTGTCCCTGGGCAGGCTCCAGGGTctgtgccaggcccagggctggTGAAAGACTCACCACTGCTGCTTCAGCAGATCTCTGCCATGAGGCTGCACATCTCCCAGCTCCAGCATGAGAATAACATCCTCAAG GGAGCCCAGATGAAGGCATCCTTGGCATCCCTGCCCCCTCTGCATGTTGCAAAGCTATCCCATGAGGGCCCTGGCAGTGAGTTACCAGCTGGAGCGCTGTATCGTAAGACCAGCCAGCTGCTGGAGACGTTGAATCAGTtgagcacacatacacacgtagTAGACATCACTCGCACTAGCCCTG CTACCAAGAGTCCATCAGCCCAACTTATGGAGCAAGTGGCTCAGCTTAAGTCCCTGAGTGACACCATTGAGAAGCTCAAG GATGAGGTCCTCAAGGAGACAGTATCTCAGCGCCCTGGAGCCACAGTACCCACTGACTTTGCCACCTTCCCTTCATCAGCCTTCCTCAGG GCCAAGGAGGAGCAGCAGGATGACACAGTCTACATGGGCAAAGTGACCTTCTCCTGTGCGGCTGGTCTTGGACAGCGACACCGGCTGGTGCTGACCCAGGAACAGCTGCACCAGCTTCACAGTCGCCTCATCTCCTAA